One Cyprinus carpio isolate SPL01 chromosome B25, ASM1834038v1, whole genome shotgun sequence genomic region harbors:
- the wnt7bb gene encoding protein Wnt-7b → MSHCGCDREKQGYYNQEEGWKWGGCSADIKYGIEFSRKFVDAREIKKNARRLMNLHNNEAGRKVLEERMKLECKCHGVSGSCTTKTCWTTLPKFREIGYVLKDKYNKAVHVEVVRASRLRQPTFLKVKKADGYQKPLETDLVYIERSPNYCEEDAKTGSVGTQGRLCNRTSPHTDGCDLMCCGRGYNTHQYTKVWQCNCKFQWCCFVKCNTCSERTEVFTCK, encoded by the exons ATGAGCCACTGCGGCTGCGACAGGGAGAAACAGGGCTACTACAACCAGGAGGAGGGCTGGAAATGGGGCGGATGCTCCGCGGACATCAAATACGGCATCGAGTTCTCCCGGAAGTTCGTGGACGCCcgggagattaaaaaaaatgcccgACGGCTGATGAACCTTCATAACAACGAAGCTGGCCGGAAG GTTCTGGAGGAGCGGATGAAGCTGGAATGCAAGTGTCACGGCGTGTCGGGCTCCTGCACCACCAAAACCTGCTGGACCACGCTACCCAAGTTCCGCGAGATCGGCTATGTCCTGAAGGACAAGTACAACAAAGCAGTGCATGTGGAGGTGGTCCGTGCCTCGCGCCTGCGGCAGCCCACCTTCCTCAAGGTGAAGAAAGCGGATGGTTACCAGAAGCCCTTAGAAACAGACTTGGTCTACATCGAGCGCTCGCCCAACTACTGCGAAGAGGACGCCAAAACGGGCAGCGTGGGGACGCAGGGGCGGCTGTGCAACCGGACATCACCGCACACAGACGGCTGTGATCTCATGTGCTGTGGGCGGGGCTACAACACGCATCAGTACACCAAAGTGTGGCAATGCAACTGTAAATtccagtggtgctgttttgtgaaATGCAACACCTGTAGCGAGAGGACGGAGGTGTTCACCTGCAAATGA